The Streptomyces sp. NBC_01275 genome has a segment encoding these proteins:
- a CDS encoding ABC transporter substrate-binding protein gives MHLAPRVLRRVVSGATVALLATAVGCAPQPEDNAASTPSGSTASTCAKGKLATKTSGKLTIATDEPAYEPWFKDDKPANGEGFESAVAYAVAQQLGYDKSAVVWQSVPFNKAFAPGEKTFDFDVNQVSISAERKKAVDFSSGYYDVRQAVIALKDSKAAKATSIADLKGLKLGAQVGTTSLDYIDDVVKPTQQAAVYAKNDQAKSALKNGQVDAIVVDLPTAFYITAAEVTDAKIVGQFENQAGTPEQFGLVLDKGSALTSCVTDAVDALRKDGTLAKIEQQWLSDAVDAPVLK, from the coding sequence ATGCACCTTGCGCCTCGTGTCCTGCGCCGCGTCGTCTCCGGCGCCACCGTAGCCCTCCTCGCGACCGCCGTCGGCTGTGCTCCGCAGCCGGAGGACAACGCGGCCTCCACGCCATCCGGTTCGACCGCGAGCACCTGTGCCAAGGGCAAACTGGCCACCAAGACCTCCGGCAAGCTGACCATCGCCACCGACGAGCCCGCGTACGAGCCGTGGTTCAAGGACGACAAGCCGGCCAACGGCGAGGGCTTCGAGTCGGCGGTGGCGTACGCCGTCGCGCAGCAGCTCGGTTACGACAAGAGCGCCGTGGTCTGGCAGAGCGTGCCGTTCAACAAGGCGTTCGCGCCGGGTGAGAAGACCTTCGACTTCGACGTCAACCAGGTGTCGATCAGCGCCGAGCGCAAGAAGGCCGTCGACTTCTCGTCCGGCTACTACGACGTGCGTCAGGCCGTCATCGCGCTGAAGGACTCGAAGGCCGCCAAGGCGACGAGCATCGCCGACCTCAAGGGTCTCAAGCTGGGCGCCCAGGTCGGCACGACCAGCCTCGACTACATCGACGACGTGGTGAAGCCCACGCAGCAGGCCGCCGTCTACGCCAAGAACGACCAGGCCAAGTCCGCGCTGAAGAACGGCCAGGTCGACGCCATCGTCGTCGACCTGCCGACCGCCTTCTACATCACCGCCGCCGAGGTGACGGACGCGAAGATCGTCGGCCAGTTCGAGAACCAGGCCGGTACGCCGGAGCAGTTCGGGCTCGTGCTCGACAAGGGCAGCGCGCTCACCTCGTGCGTGACGGACGCCGTGGACGCCCTCCGCAAGGACGGCACCCTGGCGAAGATCGAGCAGCAGTGGCTCTCCGACGCCGTCGACGCCCCGGTGCTCAAGTGA
- a CDS encoding calcium:proton antiporter — MIARLRSLTSRWTSLVPVLAIVLLALTWGRDLPAAVVALVTVVLAGAVLAAVHHAEVVAHRVGEPFGSLVLAVAVTIIEVALIVTLMADGGDKSSTLARDTVFAAVMITCNGIVGLSLLVASLRHGTAIFNPEGTGAALATVATLATLSLVLPTFTTSKPGPEFSTVQLTFAALSSLILYGLFVATQTIRHRDYFLPITRQGDVITADDHADAPASRTALISLGLLGVALIGVVGLAKGVSPTIESGVEAAGLHPAVVGVIIALLVLLPETIAALRSARRDRVQTSLNLALGSAMASIGLTIPAVALASVWLSGPLVLGLGATHMVLLALTVVVSSLTVVPGRATPLQGGVHLVLFAAYLELAINP; from the coding sequence ATGATCGCTCGGCTCAGGTCGCTCACAAGCCGGTGGACGTCCCTCGTGCCGGTGCTCGCGATCGTCCTGCTGGCCCTGACCTGGGGCCGCGACCTGCCCGCGGCGGTCGTCGCGCTGGTGACCGTGGTCCTCGCCGGAGCCGTCCTGGCCGCCGTGCACCACGCCGAGGTCGTCGCCCACCGGGTCGGCGAGCCCTTCGGCTCCCTCGTCTTAGCGGTCGCCGTGACGATCATCGAGGTCGCCCTGATCGTCACCCTGATGGCGGACGGCGGCGACAAGAGCTCGACGCTGGCCAGGGACACGGTCTTCGCGGCCGTGATGATCACCTGCAACGGCATCGTCGGCCTGAGCCTCCTGGTCGCCTCCCTGCGCCACGGCACGGCGATCTTCAACCCCGAGGGCACCGGCGCCGCGCTCGCGACCGTCGCGACCCTCGCCACGCTCAGCCTGGTCCTGCCGACCTTCACCACCAGCAAACCGGGCCCGGAGTTCTCCACCGTCCAGCTCACCTTCGCCGCACTGTCCTCGCTCATTCTGTACGGCCTGTTCGTGGCGACCCAGACCATCCGGCACCGCGACTACTTCCTGCCGATCACCCGGCAGGGCGACGTGATCACCGCGGACGACCACGCCGACGCGCCCGCCTCCCGGACCGCCCTGATCAGCCTCGGGCTGCTCGGAGTGGCCCTGATCGGCGTGGTGGGACTCGCCAAGGGGGTCTCGCCCACGATCGAGTCCGGAGTCGAGGCGGCCGGCCTGCACCCTGCCGTCGTCGGTGTGATCATCGCGCTGCTCGTGCTGCTCCCCGAGACGATCGCCGCGCTGCGCTCCGCCCGCCGCGACCGGGTGCAGACCAGCCTCAACCTCGCGCTCGGCTCGGCGATGGCCAGCATCGGCCTGACCATCCCGGCGGTCGCCCTCGCCTCCGTCTGGCTCTCCGGACCGCTCGTCCTCGGTCTCGGCGCCACCCACATGGTGCTGCTCGCGCTGACCGTCGTGGTGAGCTCGCTGACGGTGGTGCCGGGCCGGGCGACGCCGTTGCAGGGCGGCGTGCATCTCGTGCTGTTCGCGGCGTATCTGGAGCTGGCGATCAATCCATAG
- the aroQ gene encoding type II 3-dehydroquinate dehydratase — protein sequence MPRTLANAPIMILNGPNLNLLGQRQPEIYGSDTLADVEAMCVKAAAAHGGTVDFRQSNHEGELVDWIHEARLNHCGIVINPGAYSHTSVAILDALNTCDGLPVLEVHISNIHQRESFRHHSYVSLRADGVIAGCGVQGYLFGVERVAALAGAGKAAT from the coding sequence GTGCCCCGCACCCTGGCCAACGCCCCGATCATGATCCTGAACGGCCCCAACCTGAACCTCCTGGGCCAGCGTCAGCCGGAGATCTACGGGTCCGACACGCTCGCCGACGTCGAGGCGATGTGCGTGAAGGCGGCGGCCGCGCACGGCGGCACGGTCGACTTCCGGCAGTCCAACCACGAGGGCGAACTGGTCGACTGGATCCACGAGGCGCGGCTGAACCACTGCGGCATCGTGATCAACCCGGGCGCCTACTCGCACACGTCGGTCGCGATTCTGGACGCGCTCAACACCTGCGACGGCCTGCCCGTCCTGGAGGTCCACATCTCCAACATCCACCAGCGCGAGTCGTTCCGGCACCACTCGTACGTCTCGCTGCGCGCCGACGGCGTCATCGCGGGCTGCGGAGTGCAGGGATACCTGTTCGGCGTGGAACGGGTCGCCGCACTGGCGGGGGCGGGCAAGGCCGCCACGTAA
- a CDS encoding amino acid ABC transporter permease, producing MTFTKEGSGQEGADDRADDKADDEGGMSGSGGREAAPGDGYAPSRRRLERERYKRTRARRATAIAALSTLVTGVVLYLTVVGAPGWPRTRETFFNGQYAREAFPKVLEGLWLNVRLLLICGVAVLVLGMLIAIARTLRGPVFFPLRFLAAAYTDFFRGLPLIINLMIVVLGVPALRLQGVTVDPVLLGGTALTLTYSAYVAEVFRAGIESVHPSQRAAARSLGLSNRQALRHVVLPQAVRRQVPPLLNDLVSLQKDTGLVSIGGAIDAVRAADIIVGRSLNYTPYIVAGLVFVALTIPMTRFTDWVTARMDRQRAQGGTT from the coding sequence GTGACGTTCACCAAGGAGGGGTCCGGCCAGGAAGGCGCGGACGACCGGGCGGACGACAAGGCGGACGACGAGGGTGGCATGTCCGGGTCCGGGGGCCGCGAGGCCGCTCCCGGCGACGGCTACGCGCCCTCGCGGCGGCGGCTGGAGCGCGAGCGCTACAAGCGCACCCGTGCCCGCCGCGCCACCGCGATCGCCGCGCTGTCGACCCTGGTCACCGGCGTCGTCCTCTACCTGACAGTCGTCGGTGCGCCCGGCTGGCCGCGCACCAGGGAGACGTTCTTCAACGGGCAGTACGCGCGCGAGGCGTTCCCCAAGGTCCTGGAAGGGCTGTGGCTGAACGTCCGGCTGCTGCTGATCTGCGGCGTCGCCGTGCTGGTCCTGGGCATGCTCATCGCCATCGCCCGGACGCTGCGCGGCCCGGTGTTCTTCCCGCTGCGGTTCCTGGCCGCCGCGTACACGGACTTCTTCCGCGGGCTGCCGCTGATCATCAACCTGATGATCGTGGTCCTGGGCGTCCCGGCGCTGCGCCTGCAGGGCGTGACCGTCGACCCGGTGCTCCTGGGCGGTACGGCGCTGACGCTGACGTACTCGGCATACGTCGCCGAGGTGTTCCGCGCCGGCATCGAGTCCGTGCACCCCTCGCAGCGTGCTGCGGCCCGCTCGCTGGGCCTGTCCAACCGGCAGGCGCTGCGTCACGTGGTGCTCCCCCAGGCCGTGCGCCGCCAGGTGCCGCCCCTGTTGAACGATCTGGTGTCGCTTCAGAAGGACACCGGTCTCGTCTCGATCGGCGGCGCGATCGACGCCGTACGGGCCGCGGACATCATCGTGGGCCGCAGCCTCAACTACACGCCGTACATCGTGGCGGGGCTCGTCTTCGTGGCGCTGACCATCCCGATGACCCGCTTCACGGACTGGGTGACGGCCCGGATGGACCGTCAGCGGGCCCAAGGAGGAACGACATGA
- a CDS encoding amino acid ABC transporter ATP-binding protein — translation MSDGPVLRMESVRKTFGGSVVLRDVDLEVAPHTVTALIGASGSGKSTLLRCANLLEDIDDGAIWLDGEEITDPRADQDAVRRRIGVVFQAYNLFPHMTVLENITLAPRRVHGVARAEAEERARELLERLGLGGRAGEYPDRLSGGQQQRVAIVRALAVRPRLLLLDEITAALDPELVGEVLNVVRDLKGDGMTMVLATHEMGFAREVADQVCFLDGGVVLERGTAEQIFGDPQQERTQRFLRRIVEAGRL, via the coding sequence ATGAGCGACGGCCCGGTGCTGCGGATGGAGTCCGTCCGCAAGACCTTCGGCGGCTCCGTCGTCCTGCGGGACGTCGATCTGGAGGTCGCCCCGCACACGGTGACCGCGCTGATCGGCGCGTCGGGCTCCGGCAAGTCCACGCTGCTGCGCTGCGCCAACCTGCTGGAGGACATCGACGACGGCGCGATCTGGCTGGACGGCGAGGAGATCACCGACCCGCGTGCCGACCAGGACGCGGTACGGCGCCGGATCGGCGTGGTCTTCCAGGCGTACAACCTGTTCCCGCACATGACGGTGCTGGAGAACATCACGCTCGCCCCGCGCCGTGTGCACGGCGTCGCCCGTGCGGAGGCCGAGGAACGCGCCAGGGAGCTCCTGGAGCGGCTCGGGCTCGGCGGCAGGGCGGGCGAGTACCCCGACCGGCTCAGCGGCGGTCAGCAGCAGCGGGTCGCCATCGTGCGCGCCCTTGCCGTACGCCCCCGGCTGCTGCTGCTCGACGAGATCACCGCGGCCCTCGATCCGGAGCTGGTGGGCGAGGTCCTGAACGTCGTGCGCGACCTGAAGGGCGACGGCATGACCATGGTGCTCGCCACGCACGAGATGGGCTTCGCCCGCGAGGTCGCCGACCAGGTTTGTTTTCTGGACGGAGGCGTCGTGCTGGAGCGCGGCACCGCCGAGCAGATCTTCGGCGACCCGCAGCAGGAGCGCACGCAGCGCTTCCTGCGGCGGATCGTGGAGGCGGGCCGCCTTTGA
- a CDS encoding S66 peptidase family protein — protein sequence MTTPAYPPKPSPGDRIAVVSPSSGLPALFPRPYELGLRRLREEYGLEPVEYPTTRRMGATPQERADDLHAAFADPDVKAVIATIGGDDQITVLPLLDRELLRANPKPFFGTSDNSNLLAFLYNTGIVGYHGASVMCELGRPVAMAQSTADSLRAALFTSGAYELRPAGHWNDVDRDWADPATFEAAPDTRPATGWSWLNADRVVEGRSWGGNLEILSWLLMADREIAHDLSVYDGGVLFLETSEELPGATEVFRILRSMGERGLLRRFPALLMARAKTWSFEHPNSPEQGARYAAEQREAVQRALQAYAPDTLAVFDVDFGHTDPPYVVPYGGTVRVDGPARRITVTY from the coding sequence ATGACCACGCCCGCCTATCCGCCCAAGCCCTCGCCCGGCGACCGCATAGCCGTCGTCTCCCCGTCCTCCGGCCTGCCCGCGCTCTTCCCGCGCCCCTACGAACTGGGCCTGCGTCGGCTGCGCGAGGAGTACGGCCTGGAACCGGTCGAGTACCCGACGACCCGCAGAATGGGCGCGACGCCGCAGGAGCGTGCGGACGACCTCCACGCCGCGTTCGCCGACCCGGACGTCAAGGCGGTCATCGCGACGATCGGCGGCGACGACCAGATCACCGTGCTGCCGCTGCTGGACCGGGAGTTGCTGCGCGCCAACCCCAAGCCGTTCTTCGGAACGAGCGACAACAGCAACCTGCTCGCGTTCCTGTACAACACCGGGATCGTCGGCTATCACGGCGCGAGCGTCATGTGCGAGCTCGGACGGCCCGTGGCCATGGCCCAGTCGACCGCCGACTCGCTGCGGGCCGCGCTCTTCACCTCGGGCGCGTACGAACTGCGGCCCGCCGGGCACTGGAACGACGTCGACCGCGACTGGGCCGACCCGGCGACCTTCGAGGCGGCCCCGGATACCCGGCCCGCCACCGGTTGGAGCTGGCTCAACGCCGACCGCGTGGTGGAGGGCCGCAGTTGGGGCGGCAACCTGGAGATCCTCTCGTGGCTGCTGATGGCCGACCGCGAGATCGCACACGATCTGTCCGTGTACGACGGCGGCGTGCTGTTCCTGGAGACCTCGGAGGAGCTGCCCGGCGCCACGGAGGTCTTCCGGATCCTGCGCAGCATGGGCGAACGCGGTCTGCTGCGGCGCTTCCCGGCACTGCTGATGGCCCGCGCCAAGACCTGGTCCTTCGAGCACCCCAACAGCCCGGAGCAGGGCGCTCGGTACGCCGCCGAGCAGCGCGAGGCGGTGCAGCGCGCGCTACAGGCCTACGCCCCCGACACGCTGGCCGTCTTCGACGTGGACTTCGGCCACACGGACCCCCCATACGTCGTCCCGTACGGGGGCACGGTCCGCGTCGACGGTCCCGCGCGGCGTATCACCGTGACCTACTGA
- a CDS encoding MBL fold metallo-hydrolase — protein sequence MTYSGEVTVGGPADVHELKDLMITKIAVGPMNNNAYLLRCRATDEQLLIDAANDAEALLGTIGDDGIASVVTTHRHGDHWQALAEVVAATRARTYAGRHDAEGIPVPTDVLVDDGDVIRVGNVTLTARHLVGHTPGSIALVYDDPHGHPHVFTGDCLFPGGVGNTRKDPEAFASLIHDVETKIFDVLPDETWVYPGHGDDTTLGAQRPHLPEWHARGW from the coding sequence ATGACGTACAGCGGAGAGGTGACGGTCGGCGGCCCGGCGGACGTGCACGAGCTCAAGGACCTGATGATCACCAAGATCGCGGTCGGCCCGATGAACAACAACGCCTATCTGCTGCGCTGCCGTGCCACGGACGAGCAGTTGCTGATCGACGCGGCCAACGACGCCGAGGCGCTGCTCGGCACGATCGGCGACGACGGCATCGCGTCCGTCGTCACCACCCATCGGCACGGCGACCACTGGCAGGCGCTCGCCGAGGTGGTGGCGGCCACACGCGCGCGTACGTACGCCGGCCGGCACGACGCCGAGGGCATCCCCGTGCCGACCGACGTCCTGGTCGACGACGGCGACGTCATCCGCGTGGGGAACGTGACGCTCACCGCCCGCCACCTGGTCGGGCACACGCCGGGCTCCATCGCGCTCGTCTACGACGACCCGCACGGGCATCCCCATGTCTTCACGGGCGACTGCCTCTTCCCCGGCGGCGTGGGCAACACCCGCAAGGACCCTGAGGCCTTCGCCAGCCTGATCCACGACGTCGAGACGAAGATCTTCGACGTGCTGCCGGACGAGACCTGGGTCTATCCCGGGCACGGAGACGACACCACGCTGGGCGCGCAGCGGCCGCACCTTCCGGAGTGGCACGCACGCGGGTGGTGA
- a CDS encoding MFS transporter, whose amino-acid sequence MHDVRTVRAPSMPRLAAASLAGTAIEFYDFFVYGTAAALILGPLFFPTFSPLAGTLAAFATFGVGFVARPLGSVLFGHIGDRHGRRPVLVVSLLVTGASTVAVGCVPTYDRIGVAAPLLLLVLRFLQGLGLGGEWGGAVLLTAEHAPAERRGLWSSFPQVGPAVGFVLANGVVLVLSATLTEAQFAQWGWRVPFWAAGILAVLGLWLRSSLPESPRFLEIDDRARVPLAEVARDHWRLVLLTAGALSVGYAIFYAVTTWSLAYGTERLGVSRTVMLTCIMAAVVVKGSLTPLAAMLGDRFGRRPLCLVGCAAAALWMFPMVALLATGAPLPMFLGFLGALVAFVTMFAVIAAYLPELYEPRVRCTGAAVGYNLGGVLGGALTPIVATALAERSGRVPWGVGAYLTGIALLSLGCFALLPETRPAPVATAQPAMD is encoded by the coding sequence ATGCACGACGTACGCACCGTAAGGGCGCCCTCCATGCCGCGGCTCGCGGCCGCCTCGCTCGCCGGGACGGCCATCGAGTTCTACGACTTCTTCGTCTACGGGACCGCGGCCGCGCTGATCCTGGGGCCGCTGTTCTTCCCGACGTTCTCGCCGCTGGCGGGGACCCTGGCCGCGTTCGCGACGTTCGGCGTGGGCTTCGTCGCGCGGCCGCTGGGATCGGTGCTGTTCGGGCACATCGGGGACCGGCACGGACGCCGGCCGGTCCTGGTCGTCTCCCTGCTGGTGACCGGCGCCTCGACGGTCGCGGTCGGCTGCGTGCCGACGTACGACAGGATCGGTGTGGCCGCGCCCCTGCTCCTGCTCGTCCTGCGGTTTCTGCAGGGGTTGGGGCTCGGCGGGGAGTGGGGCGGGGCGGTACTGCTCACCGCCGAGCACGCGCCCGCCGAACGGCGCGGGCTGTGGTCGAGTTTTCCGCAGGTCGGACCCGCGGTGGGGTTCGTGCTCGCCAACGGGGTGGTGCTGGTGCTGTCGGCGACGCTGACCGAGGCGCAGTTCGCTCAGTGGGGGTGGCGGGTGCCGTTCTGGGCGGCCGGGATCCTCGCCGTGCTCGGGCTGTGGCTCAGGTCGTCGCTCCCGGAGAGCCCCCGGTTCCTGGAGATCGACGACCGCGCGCGCGTGCCGCTCGCCGAGGTCGCGCGCGACCACTGGCGGCTGGTCCTGCTGACCGCCGGCGCGCTCTCCGTCGGCTACGCGATCTTCTACGCCGTGACGACCTGGTCCCTGGCGTACGGGACGGAGCGGCTCGGGGTGAGCCGTACCGTCATGCTGACCTGCATCATGGCGGCCGTGGTGGTGAAGGGCTCGCTGACGCCGCTGGCGGCGATGCTCGGCGACCGTTTCGGCCGGCGCCCGCTGTGTCTCGTCGGATGCGCGGCGGCCGCGCTGTGGATGTTCCCGATGGTGGCGCTCCTGGCGACCGGTGCTCCGCTGCCGATGTTCCTCGGTTTCCTTGGCGCGCTGGTCGCCTTCGTGACGATGTTCGCCGTGATCGCGGCGTATCTGCCGGAGCTGTACGAGCCGCGCGTGCGCTGCACCGGGGCGGCGGTCGGCTACAACCTCGGCGGTGTCCTCGGGGGCGCGCTCACGCCGATCGTGGCGACGGCCCTCGCGGAGCGCTCGGGGCGTGTCCCGTGGGGGGTGGGCGCGTATCTGACGGGGATCGCGCTGCTCAGCCTGGGCTGCTTCGCGCTGCTGCCGGAGACGCGGCCGGCGCCGGTGGCCACGGCTCAGCCCGCTATGGATTGA